From Halanaeroarchaeum sulfurireducens, a single genomic window includes:
- a CDS encoding DUF7847 domain-containing protein, whose amino-acid sequence MAALKALPPAVRALLSNPILVVVVGLFGLVQLPQLAFQPTQPILAAVVSLVLTAVMIFVVPFFQGGLLGMADEALAGSTDLGTLVAAGKANYVTLLLAYLAVFAVNVVFGVVVMFAVIVGGIGLFGGNGQPGIAALGVVGVVGGLIVLAYLLIGFFIQFYAHAIVLSDGGLVGGFTRSMGLVRSHFLSVVGYSLVIMAGSLVFGGVAGVGSIILSPQPTGLPVPDLSAAVLTGAAIVYVLAIAVLGAFYGTYSVAFYRAIDSNSVDRAIE is encoded by the coding sequence ATGGCCGCCCTGAAAGCCCTCCCTCCAGCCGTCCGTGCACTGCTCAGTAATCCGATACTCGTGGTAGTGGTCGGCCTGTTCGGCCTGGTCCAGCTCCCACAACTCGCGTTCCAGCCGACCCAGCCCATCCTGGCCGCGGTCGTCTCGCTCGTGCTGACTGCTGTCATGATTTTCGTGGTCCCCTTCTTCCAGGGCGGGCTCCTCGGGATGGCCGACGAAGCCCTCGCCGGGAGCACCGATCTTGGAACGCTCGTCGCAGCGGGAAAAGCGAACTACGTCACCCTCCTCCTGGCGTACCTGGCCGTCTTCGCGGTCAACGTCGTCTTCGGCGTCGTCGTGATGTTCGCCGTGATCGTCGGCGGGATCGGCCTGTTCGGAGGGAATGGACAGCCCGGCATCGCCGCGCTCGGGGTCGTGGGCGTGGTCGGCGGGCTCATCGTCCTCGCGTACCTCCTGATTGGTTTCTTCATTCAGTTCTACGCTCACGCCATCGTGCTGAGCGATGGCGGCCTCGTTGGTGGCTTCACGCGGAGCATGGGGCTCGTTCGGAGTCATTTCCTGAGCGTGGTGGGCTACTCGCTCGTCATCATGGCCGGCAGTCTCGTCTTTGGCGGGGTCGCCGGCGTCGGGTCGATCATCCTGTCGCCACAGCCGACCGGTCTCCCCGTTCCCGATCTGTCCGCGGCCGTACTGACCGGTGCCGCGATCGTCTACGTTCTCGCGATCGCTGTCCTCGGTGCCTTCTACGGGACGTACTCGGTCGCGTTCTACCGGGCCATCGATTCAAATTCCGTGGACCGGGCAATCGAGTGA
- the aglJ gene encoding S-layer glycoprotein N-glycosyltransferase AglJ: MPDYEDVCVLIPTLDEAATIGDVVDGLEAEGLENVLVVDGHSTDGTQDVAADHGARVIEQSGEGKGQAVREALEYVDAPFVLMLDGDGTYRPDEAHRLLEPLLDGQAEHVIGDRFANMEPGAMTRFNKIGNRLFNGIFRRIHGEDFADILSGYRAFTLESVEKLYLGAEGFGIETEMAVECAKHDVPTAVVPITYGARPEGSDTNLRPIADGGRILYTLYSLAKTSNPLFYYGSVGAVSLFVGLLLGAYVGYEWFVSGVSHEVIAVLATLALLFGGMLVLFGFLSDLMVTLHREQLRRIDRLDEKR, encoded by the coding sequence ATGCCGGATTACGAGGACGTCTGTGTACTCATTCCGACCCTCGACGAGGCGGCGACCATTGGCGACGTGGTCGACGGCCTCGAAGCTGAGGGCCTGGAGAACGTCCTCGTCGTCGACGGGCACTCCACGGATGGAACCCAGGACGTCGCCGCCGACCACGGCGCGCGCGTCATCGAACAGAGCGGGGAGGGAAAGGGCCAGGCCGTTCGCGAAGCCCTGGAGTACGTCGACGCCCCGTTCGTTCTCATGCTAGACGGGGACGGTACCTATCGGCCCGACGAGGCCCACCGATTGCTGGAACCACTTCTCGATGGCCAGGCCGAACACGTCATCGGCGACCGCTTCGCGAACATGGAGCCCGGAGCGATGACTCGGTTCAACAAAATCGGAAACCGTCTCTTCAACGGGATATTTCGCCGAATCCACGGCGAGGACTTCGCGGACATCCTCTCGGGCTATCGGGCGTTCACACTCGAGTCTGTGGAGAAACTCTACCTCGGCGCCGAGGGCTTCGGCATCGAGACCGAGATGGCCGTCGAATGTGCCAAACACGACGTCCCCACGGCGGTCGTCCCCATCACCTACGGGGCGCGCCCCGAAGGGTCCGATACGAACCTCCGTCCGATCGCGGACGGCGGGCGCATCCTGTACACCCTCTACTCGCTCGCGAAGACCTCGAATCCGCTGTTCTACTACGGGAGCGTCGGCGCGGTGTCGCTGTTCGTCGGGCTCCTGCTCGGGGCGTACGTCGGCTACGAGTGGTTCGTCTCGGGGGTCTCCCACGAAGTCATCGCAGTACTCGCGACGCTGGCCCTCCTCTTCGGAGGGATGCTCGTACTGTTCGGGTTCCTCTCGGACCTCATGGTGACGCTGCATCGGGAGCAACTCCGGCGCATCGATCGTCTGGACGAAAAGCGGTGA
- a CDS encoding potassium channel family protein: MARRFAQVAMRLLPPTMRPDRFTRRNRLVVYYLLALVGVISLYSVLYNVGMGYFENDHRPLFHSLQIVVETMTTTGYGADSPWDSAVMNLFVVFMQLTGIGIGFFTLRLIVIPLFSSAEVDLDSRLTPKSDHVVICEYRRDSAILLEELEDLGVEYVLISSDEEEARDLSNEGYSVIDGSPQERSAFERASIESARAVITDAGPANVDTILTVRSIRPDVEIIALTDDSDLREVLLDTGADSVLSPHGVLGHRLAEKAAASIDAAVRDAVELGEDVNVSEVPIAHDSGLVGRRIRDSRIREETGANVLGAWIDGELQLPPDPDAVIQPNTVLLVSGTDDALGRDERVHPSAPHLPRTRTHRRAGTRRGRACRPRGGEESGIDVVTVDSDEGANPDVVGDASSRPILEEAGVDDAGAIIVGLPDDSAALLASVLARSANPDAEILMRVNTDDDTRKALKAGADYVLSVPQISARMVAMELRGEAVIEPASQVRLVQVEASPFAESTLAESGIYEETGCRVVAIEDENGVSGAVDPHRELAADDRLTVAGTDDAIHEFLKQVDVARTDTDET, translated from the coding sequence ATGGCGCGCAGGTTCGCACAGGTAGCGATGCGACTCCTCCCACCCACGATGCGACCCGACCGGTTCACGCGCCGGAACCGCCTCGTCGTCTACTACCTGCTCGCGCTGGTCGGCGTCATCTCCCTCTACAGCGTCCTCTACAACGTGGGGATGGGCTACTTCGAAAACGACCACCGTCCGCTGTTTCATTCCCTGCAGATCGTCGTCGAGACCATGACGACCACGGGCTACGGCGCCGACTCGCCCTGGGACTCGGCCGTGATGAACCTCTTCGTCGTCTTCATGCAGCTCACCGGCATCGGGATCGGGTTTTTCACGCTCCGTCTCATCGTGATTCCGCTGTTCTCGAGCGCCGAGGTCGACCTCGACAGCCGGCTCACACCCAAGAGCGATCACGTCGTGATCTGCGAGTACCGCCGCGACTCCGCGATCCTCCTCGAAGAACTCGAGGACCTGGGCGTGGAGTACGTTCTCATCTCCTCGGACGAAGAGGAGGCCCGCGACCTCTCGAATGAGGGGTACTCCGTCATCGATGGCTCACCCCAGGAACGGTCCGCGTTCGAGCGGGCGAGCATCGAATCGGCCCGCGCGGTCATCACGGACGCCGGACCGGCGAACGTCGACACGATCCTGACCGTCCGCTCGATCCGCCCCGACGTCGAGATCATCGCGCTCACGGACGATAGCGACCTGCGGGAGGTCCTCCTCGATACCGGGGCCGACAGCGTTCTCTCCCCACACGGGGTGCTGGGCCATCGCCTCGCCGAGAAGGCTGCCGCCTCCATCGACGCGGCGGTTCGCGACGCGGTCGAACTCGGCGAGGACGTCAACGTCTCGGAGGTCCCCATCGCACACGACAGCGGGCTCGTGGGCCGACGGATCCGCGATTCACGGATTCGCGAGGAGACTGGCGCGAACGTCCTCGGAGCATGGATCGACGGCGAACTCCAGTTGCCGCCCGATCCGGACGCCGTCATCCAGCCCAATACGGTCCTGCTCGTCTCGGGGACGGACGACGCACTCGGACGCGATGAGCGAGTTCACCCGTCCGCCCCGCACCTTCCACGAACACGAACGCATCGTCGTGCTGGGACTCGGCGAGGTCGGGCGTGCCGCCCTCGCGGTGGTGAGGAGTCGGGCATCGACGTGGTGACCGTCGACAGTGACGAGGGGGCGAACCCCGACGTGGTCGGTGACGCGAGTTCGCGGCCGATCCTCGAAGAGGCTGGCGTCGACGACGCCGGGGCGATCATCGTCGGATTACCCGACGATTCCGCGGCCCTGCTGGCCTCCGTGCTGGCGCGATCGGCGAACCCCGATGCGGAGATCCTCATGCGGGTGAACACCGACGACGACACCCGGAAGGCGCTCAAGGCGGGGGCCGATTACGTCCTCTCGGTTCCCCAGATCAGCGCCCGAATGGTCGCGATGGAACTTCGCGGCGAAGCGGTGATCGAACCCGCCAGCCAGGTGCGTCTCGTGCAGGTGGAGGCCAGCCCCTTCGCCGAATCCACTCTCGCCGAATCGGGTATCTACGAGGAGACCGGCTGCAGGGTCGTCGCCATCGAAGACGAGAACGGGGTATCCGGCGCGGTCGATCCACACCGCGAACTCGCGGCCGACGACCGACTGACCGTCGCGGGAACCGACGACGCCATCCACGAATTCCTGAAGCAGGTCGACGTCGCGCGCACCGACACGGACGAAACGTGA
- a CDS encoding DUF5779 family protein: MDDFSLDLRNAEEHIEADDENGDPRNVGVTLGVLNGETSDEEWLGEIADDNVLFLAVEGDLNELASGFARDVTEADGTLMHFRKFLIVAPPGVEVDTDRL, encoded by the coding sequence ATGGACGATTTCAGCCTCGACCTGCGGAACGCCGAAGAGCACATCGAGGCCGACGACGAGAACGGGGACCCCCGGAACGTGGGCGTCACCCTCGGCGTTCTGAACGGCGAGACGTCGGACGAGGAATGGCTCGGCGAAATAGCCGACGACAACGTTCTCTTTTTGGCCGTCGAGGGAGATCTGAACGAACTCGCCTCGGGGTTCGCCCGCGACGTCACGGAGGCCGACGGAACGCTCATGCACTTCCGCAAGTTCCTGATCGTCGCCCCGCCGGGCGTCGAGGTGGACACGGACCGGTTGTAG
- a CDS encoding DUF5799 family protein: MADESWHDRVVGARMSVDDTFEDRVVASSFSRQQWNLLMTAVEFEIVDAEDPERARIVADTDGLDAVLPELDALDQGMAAMGGSESDVGGSAGGGLVDSIKGALGMRDDGSVDDTQRAEAVELTQAYADTLQTHLEEQDRWEEIREIATQN; encoded by the coding sequence ATGGCCGACGAATCCTGGCATGACCGCGTAGTTGGGGCACGGATGTCGGTGGACGACACCTTCGAGGACCGGGTCGTCGCGTCGTCGTTTTCCCGGCAACAGTGGAACCTCCTGATGACCGCGGTCGAGTTCGAGATCGTCGATGCCGAGGACCCAGAGAGGGCCCGCATCGTCGCCGACACCGACGGACTCGACGCGGTGCTCCCGGAACTCGACGCGCTCGACCAGGGAATGGCCGCGATGGGCGGGTCGGAAAGCGATGTTGGAGGGTCCGCCGGTGGCGGTCTCGTCGACAGCATCAAGGGCGCCCTCGGGATGCGCGACGACGGGAGCGTCGACGACACCCAGCGCGCCGAGGCCGTCGAGCTGACCCAGGCGTACGCCGACACCCTCCAGACACATCTCGAGGAGCAGGATCGCTGGGAGGAGATCCGGGAGATTGCCACACAGAACTGA
- a CDS encoding metal-dependent hydrolase codes for MELTWHGHSTWRVSVDGTDLLIDPFFDNPKTALSPADVDTPEYVLLTHGHADHIAHVGEFPDATVVATPELAAYVEDEYGVADTIGMNYGGTVELGDAFVTMHRADHTNGFETDYAVSGDVPGAYLVSTNRPTQSPDEENESFYHAGDTGLMTEMRDVIGTFLEPDAAALPIGDHFTMGPWQAAIATDWLGVDHVLPMHYDTFPPIEQDPADFEREVKATGSDAEVHLLDGDETFDLSAGLE; via the coding sequence ATGGAACTCACCTGGCACGGACACTCGACGTGGCGCGTTTCGGTCGACGGTACCGACCTGCTCATCGACCCCTTCTTCGACAACCCGAAGACGGCCCTGTCGCCAGCGGACGTTGACACGCCGGAGTACGTCCTGCTGACACACGGTCACGCAGACCACATCGCCCACGTCGGCGAGTTCCCGGACGCCACGGTGGTCGCGACGCCCGAACTCGCGGCCTACGTCGAGGACGAGTACGGCGTCGCGGACACGATCGGCATGAACTACGGTGGGACGGTCGAACTCGGCGACGCCTTCGTCACGATGCACAGGGCCGACCACACCAACGGCTTCGAGACGGACTACGCGGTCTCGGGCGACGTGCCGGGCGCGTACCTCGTCAGCACGAACAGGCCGACCCAGTCGCCGGACGAGGAGAACGAGTCCTTCTATCACGCAGGCGACACGGGCCTCATGACGGAGATGCGCGACGTCATCGGGACGTTCCTCGAGCCGGACGCGGCCGCCCTCCCGATCGGGGATCACTTCACCATGGGTCCCTGGCAGGCGGCGATCGCCACCGACTGGCTCGGCGTGGATCACGTCCTACCGATGCATTACGACACGTTCCCGCCGATCGAGCAGGACCCTGCAGACTTCGAGCGCGAGGTCAAAGCGACGGGCAGTGACGCCGAGGTACACCTTCTCGACGGCGACGAGACGTTCGATCTGAGCGCCGGCCTGGAGTGA
- a CDS encoding fumarylacetoacetate hydrolase family protein, translating to MQRVRFRDPAGAVRTGAWTDDGIEFGGETYDRADVDVLAPSDPSKIVCVGLNYADHADERNKDVPDRPLLFLKTPNTVATHGATITLPAGKERVDHEAELGVVIGEQARNVDAADAMEYVAGYTIVDDVSNRDDQDREQNWVRGKSFDGAAPMGPVLADPGDVPADANIELRVNGEVRQRSSIDQFIFSVPELIAEITTYMTLEPGDVISTGTPSGVGRLADGDHVKVEIEGIGVLEHDVRVA from the coding sequence ATGCAACGCGTACGTTTTCGTGACCCCGCAGGCGCCGTCCGCACTGGCGCGTGGACCGACGACGGCATCGAATTCGGTGGAGAAACCTACGACCGGGCCGACGTCGACGTCCTGGCACCAAGCGACCCCTCGAAGATCGTCTGTGTCGGCCTCAACTACGCCGACCACGCCGACGAGCGGAACAAGGACGTTCCCGACCGCCCGCTGCTGTTCTTGAAGACGCCGAACACCGTCGCCACGCACGGCGCCACGATCACCCTTCCCGCCGGCAAGGAGCGCGTGGATCACGAGGCCGAACTCGGCGTGGTCATCGGCGAGCAGGCCCGAAACGTCGACGCCGCGGACGCGATGGAGTACGTCGCCGGATACACCATCGTCGACGACGTCTCCAACCGGGACGATCAGGACCGCGAGCAGAACTGGGTGCGAGGGAAGTCCTTCGACGGCGCCGCGCCGATGGGACCGGTTCTGGCGGATCCCGGGGACGTCCCGGCTGACGCCAATATCGAGCTTCGCGTGAACGGAGAGGTTCGACAGCGTTCGTCCATCGATCAGTTCATCTTCTCCGTCCCCGAACTCATCGCGGAGATCACGACCTACATGACACTGGAACCGGGAGACGTCATCAGCACGGGCACGCCGAGTGGCGTCGGACGGCTCGCAGACGGGGATCACGTCAAGGTCGAGATCGAGGGCATCGGCGTCCTCGAACATGACGTGCGCGTGGCCTGA
- the hisC gene encoding histidinol-phosphate transaminase, translating to MQPRDLSQHEEYVAGRGIEEVARELGRDPAEFVKLASNENPLGPSPAAVGAIRESADDVHHYPKAVHADLVAALAERWDVSHEQIWLANGGDGVLDYLGRAMLDPGDAVLVPDPGFAYYGMSARFHHGQVNTYPVEEADDFDLSPANVFETYDGERIVYLTSPHNPTGSRFALEHVATIAERTDDETLVVVDEAYGEFTDGPSAIGLLDERDDVAVIRTFSKAYGIAGLRLGYGVVPKSWADAYAKVNTPFAASAVACAAGLAALEDGDHVEETTDLVRWAREYMYEHLEAPTYESHGNFVLVEVGDAGEVSETLKRRGVIVRDCSSFGLPEHVRITCGTREETRRAVSELNEVLAE from the coding sequence ATGCAACCGCGGGACCTCTCCCAGCACGAGGAGTACGTCGCCGGACGCGGCATCGAGGAGGTCGCCCGCGAACTCGGCCGGGATCCAGCGGAGTTCGTGAAACTGGCGTCCAACGAGAACCCGCTCGGCCCGAGTCCCGCCGCCGTCGGGGCGATTCGGGAGTCGGCCGACGACGTCCACCATTACCCGAAGGCAGTCCACGCTGACCTCGTGGCCGCGCTCGCCGAGCGGTGGGACGTGAGCCACGAGCAGATCTGGCTGGCCAACGGCGGCGACGGTGTACTCGATTACCTCGGGCGCGCGATGCTCGATCCGGGCGACGCCGTGCTCGTTCCCGACCCCGGATTCGCCTACTACGGTATGAGCGCCCGGTTCCACCACGGCCAGGTGAACACCTACCCGGTCGAGGAGGCCGACGACTTCGACCTTTCGCCCGCGAACGTCTTCGAGACGTACGATGGGGAACGCATCGTCTACCTCACGAGCCCTCACAACCCGACCGGGAGCCGCTTTGCCCTCGAGCACGTGGCGACCATCGCCGAGCGAACCGACGACGAGACCCTGGTGGTCGTCGACGAGGCCTACGGCGAATTCACGGACGGCCCGTCCGCAATCGGCCTTTTGGACGAGCGCGACGACGTCGCCGTCATCCGAACGTTCTCGAAAGCCTACGGCATCGCCGGACTCCGCCTCGGATACGGAGTGGTCCCCAAGTCGTGGGCGGACGCGTATGCGAAGGTGAATACCCCCTTCGCCGCGAGCGCGGTTGCCTGTGCCGCCGGGCTGGCCGCGCTGGAGGACGGCGATCACGTCGAGGAGACCACCGATCTGGTTCGATGGGCGCGTGAGTACATGTACGAGCACCTCGAGGCACCAACCTACGAGAGTCACGGCAACTTCGTGCTGGTCGAAGTGGGCGACGCGGGCGAGGTAAGCGAGACGCTCAAGCGACGCGGCGTCATCGTCCGTGATTGTTCCTCGTTCGGCCTGCCGGAGCACGTCAGGATAACCTGTGGCACGCGGGAGGAGACCAGACGGGCCGTCTCCGAACTCAACGAGGTGCTGGCGGAGTGA
- a CDS encoding adenylate kinase family protein: MRLGVTGTPGTGKTTATDLVESDLDVVHLNEMVREEGLYTEVDEERDSVVADLEAVATRLEGRDDVILESHLAHHLDLDAVVVLRCEPTELEGRLRDRGASAAKAEENAESEALDVILSEAVDRHGRNSVYEIDTTDRPPAAVAEEIEAVIAGELEPSAGTVDFTDYL; this comes from the coding sequence GTGAGACTGGGTGTCACCGGGACGCCCGGTACGGGCAAGACCACCGCGACGGACCTGGTCGAGAGCGATCTGGACGTCGTCCACCTGAACGAGATGGTGCGGGAAGAGGGGCTCTACACCGAAGTCGACGAGGAACGCGACAGCGTCGTCGCGGACCTCGAGGCGGTGGCCACGCGATTGGAGGGACGGGACGACGTCATCCTCGAATCACATCTGGCCCACCACCTCGATCTGGACGCCGTCGTCGTGTTGCGCTGCGAGCCGACGGAACTGGAGGGACGGCTACGTGACCGGGGCGCGTCGGCGGCGAAGGCCGAGGAGAACGCCGAGAGCGAGGCGCTCGACGTCATCCTTTCGGAGGCCGTCGATCGCCACGGTCGGAACAGCGTCTACGAGATCGACACCACCGATCGCCCCCCTGCGGCCGTGGCCGAGGAAATCGAGGCCGTCATCGCCGGCGAGCTCGAGCCGTCGGCAGGAACGGTCGACTTCACCGACTACCTATGA
- a CDS encoding CDP-alcohol phosphatidyltransferase family protein, giving the protein MTLDRLRPLADRALRPFVAGSVRLGLTPDVVSVIAFVLAVGAAIGFYRATPLAYVVGALLVFLNGWLDLLDGALARQLAVDSRAGDLLDHVLDRYADVVIVGGLAAGIEGYALGFLSVTGVLLTSYLGTQAEAVGLTREYGGLLGRADRLALVGVTGLAMAIVPRVAGMSLVAWLLVLFAVVGHLTALQRFWGAWRDLSS; this is encoded by the coding sequence ATGACCCTCGATCGTCTCCGGCCGCTCGCCGATCGGGCGCTCCGCCCGTTCGTGGCCGGTTCCGTCCGCCTGGGCCTCACGCCCGACGTCGTGAGCGTCATCGCCTTCGTCCTCGCCGTGGGCGCGGCGATCGGATTCTACCGCGCCACCCCGCTGGCCTACGTCGTCGGGGCGCTGCTCGTCTTTCTCAATGGCTGGCTCGACCTCCTCGACGGTGCCCTTGCTCGGCAACTGGCCGTCGATTCGCGGGCGGGGGACCTCCTCGATCACGTTCTCGATCGGTACGCGGACGTGGTCATCGTGGGTGGGCTGGCCGCCGGTATCGAGGGATACGCACTCGGCTTTCTGTCGGTCACCGGCGTCCTTCTGACGTCGTACCTCGGGACGCAGGCCGAAGCCGTGGGTCTCACCCGGGAATACGGCGGCCTGCTGGGACGGGCCGATCGGCTCGCGCTCGTCGGGGTGACCGGGCTGGCAATGGCCATCGTGCCGCGCGTCGCCGGTATGAGCCTCGTGGCCTGGTTGCTCGTCCTGTTCGCCGTCGTGGGCCATCTCACTGCGCTGCAACGGTTCTGGGGTGCCTGGCGGGACCTCTCGTCGTAG
- a CDS encoding multiprotein bridging factor aMBF1, with protein MVQCEMCGAETASPNTVKIEGAELQVCDSCAEFGTEVKTESSGSTSTKYSTSSSSGGSSSSTSSQSGGSSDTRRRDMFDEMDEVVADYDQRIRKARESAELTQEELAKQVSEKASLVRKLEQGDMLPSDDVQRKLESFLDISLTESAEGDDEEWESGGDGQGLTLGDMVKRKD; from the coding sequence ATGGTCCAGTGTGAGATGTGTGGCGCGGAGACCGCGAGCCCCAATACGGTCAAAATCGAGGGGGCAGAACTCCAGGTCTGCGATTCCTGTGCCGAGTTCGGCACCGAGGTCAAAACGGAGTCCTCGGGGAGTACCTCCACGAAGTACTCGACGAGTTCGTCGTCCGGGGGTTCCTCCTCGAGTACCTCCTCCCAGTCCGGGGGATCGTCCGATACTCGTCGCCGGGACATGTTCGACGAGATGGACGAGGTCGTCGCGGATTACGACCAGCGCATCAGGAAGGCCCGTGAATCGGCGGAGTTGACACAGGAGGAACTTGCCAAACAGGTAAGCGAGAAGGCGAGTCTCGTCCGAAAACTCGAGCAGGGGGACATGTTGCCCAGCGACGACGTCCAGCGGAAACTCGAGAGCTTCCTCGACATCTCGCTCACCGAATCGGCGGAGGGCGACGACGAGGAGTGGGAGTCCGGCGGCGACGGCCAGGGGCTCACGCTCGGCGACATGGTCAAGCGCAAGGATTGA
- the tpiA gene encoding triose-phosphate isomerase: MFVLVNLKAYPADPVSVAEAAATVDGTAGVDVAVAPQAADIARVAQTGAETWAQHVSPVSHGSHTGSTLAESVAANGAVGTLINHSERRLTLADIDDSIAAADRAGLETVVCANTPEQIAAVAALGPDAVAVEPPELIGTGTPVSQADPEIVEDAVTAAEAVDPAVDVYCGAGISTGEDLVAAEELGADGVLLASGVAKADDPQTALEDLVGQY; the protein is encoded by the coding sequence ATGTTCGTTCTCGTCAATCTCAAGGCGTACCCCGCCGACCCGGTGAGCGTCGCCGAGGCCGCAGCGACCGTCGACGGCACTGCCGGCGTCGATGTCGCCGTCGCCCCGCAGGCGGCCGACATTGCCCGTGTCGCACAAACGGGAGCTGAAACCTGGGCCCAACACGTGAGCCCGGTCTCCCACGGCAGCCACACCGGCAGTACGCTCGCCGAGTCCGTCGCGGCCAATGGCGCGGTCGGCACGCTAATCAACCACTCCGAGCGCCGTCTGACCCTGGCCGATATCGACGACTCGATCGCCGCCGCCGACCGGGCCGGCCTCGAAACGGTGGTATGTGCCAATACCCCCGAGCAGATCGCCGCCGTGGCGGCGCTCGGCCCGGACGCCGTCGCCGTCGAACCCCCCGAACTCATCGGGACCGGGACACCGGTCAGCCAGGCCGATCCCGAGATCGTCGAAGACGCGGTCACGGCGGCCGAAGCCGTCGATCCTGCCGTTGACGTCTACTGTGGCGCGGGGATCAGTACCGGCGAGGATTTGGTTGCAGCAGAGGAACTCGGCGCCGACGGCGTCCTTCTCGCCAGCGGCGTGGCGAAGGCCGACGATCCGCAGACAGCCCTCGAGGATCTGGTCGGTCAGTACTGA
- the aglM gene encoding UDP-glucose 6-dehydrogenase AglM: MDVSIVGSGYVGTTVAACFADLGHDVVNVDVDEDVVASINDGNAPIHEPGLAELVEENAGDGLRATTEYSAVRDTDVTFLALPTPSRDDGSIDRSAIRAGAESLATALSSKTEGHTVVVKSTVVPGTTEEVVGTALEAVEGNTLGENVGIGMNPEFLREGSAVEDFLDPDKVVLGWETDWVGEAMRAVFDPLVDRADPVVVDTGIREAEFIKYANNAFLASKVSLINELGNIAKEFGVDSYEVADAIGLDHRISEHFLRSGVGWGGSCFPKDVDALRAAAREVGYEPELLDAVVAVNDEQPERMLALLERHVDVDDTTIAVLGLSFKPHTDDIRNSRAIPIIRGLTERGATVWAYDPVAAEEMREVFPGVSYAASAAGALDGADGALVVTDWPEFEDLDEEFDAMRTPVVVDGRRVVDRRDGLIYEGLTW, translated from the coding sequence ATGGACGTCAGTATCGTCGGGAGCGGCTACGTCGGGACGACCGTCGCGGCGTGTTTCGCGGACCTCGGACACGACGTCGTCAACGTCGACGTCGACGAGGACGTCGTCGCCTCGATCAACGACGGCAACGCACCGATTCACGAACCCGGCCTCGCGGAACTGGTGGAGGAGAACGCCGGCGACGGCCTCCGCGCCACGACCGAGTATTCGGCGGTCCGGGACACCGACGTGACCTTTCTCGCGTTGCCCACACCGTCCCGAGACGATGGAAGCATCGACCGTTCAGCGATTCGGGCGGGGGCCGAATCGCTCGCCACGGCGCTCTCCTCCAAGACGGAGGGACATACAGTCGTCGTCAAGAGTACGGTGGTTCCGGGCACGACGGAGGAGGTCGTCGGCACGGCTCTCGAGGCGGTCGAGGGAAACACCCTCGGCGAGAACGTGGGCATCGGCATGAACCCCGAGTTCCTCCGGGAGGGAAGTGCCGTCGAGGACTTTCTTGACCCCGACAAGGTCGTCCTGGGCTGGGAGACCGACTGGGTCGGCGAGGCGATGCGCGCCGTCTTCGACCCGCTCGTCGATCGGGCTGACCCCGTGGTGGTCGACACCGGCATCCGCGAGGCCGAGTTCATCAAGTACGCCAACAACGCCTTTCTCGCCTCGAAAGTCAGTCTCATCAACGAACTCGGCAACATCGCAAAGGAGTTCGGCGTCGACTCCTACGAGGTGGCCGACGCCATCGGTCTCGATCACCGGATCAGCGAACACTTCCTCAGGAGCGGGGTAGGCTGGGGCGGTTCTTGCTTTCCAAAGGACGTCGACGCGCTTCGCGCGGCGGCTCGCGAGGTGGGCTACGAGCCCGAACTCCTGGACGCCGTCGTGGCCGTCAACGACGAACAGCCCGAGCGGATGCTGGCCCTCCTGGAACGGCACGTCGACGTCGACGACACGACGATCGCCGTCCTCGGACTCTCCTTCAAGCCCCACACCGACGACATTCGCAACTCTCGGGCCATCCCCATCATCCGTGGACTGACCGAGCGTGGGGCCACGGTTTGGGCCTACGACCCCGTCGCCGCAGAGGAGATGCGCGAGGTCTTTCCGGGTGTCAGCTACGCAGCGTCGGCCGCGGGGGCACTCGACGGGGCCGACGGCGCGCTGGTCGTTACGGACTGGCCCGAGTTCGAGGACCTCGACGAGGAGTTCGATGCGATGCGGACGCCCGTTGTCGTCGACGGACGGCGCGTCGTCGATCGCCGCGACGGGCTGATCTACGAAGGACTCACCTGGTGA